In the genome of Phlebotomus papatasi isolate M1 chromosome 2, Ppap_2.1, whole genome shotgun sequence, one region contains:
- the LOC129805002 gene encoding trichohyalin-like, with protein sequence MSTQLLLKKWARQREMQEQKIEKSLAAKQFFDKNRNLTSHFESWTTPQFYQQSSEQIERSKASRRKEEELEGRRQKLREMRQREEQEWQREIQEARKPRNRVSTKCLSDINDRLGDEKRKSELESQLYSRWRFDSTRDKIIHDSRSAHEALAKLSWLDRQVEQNMEREKREKEVAERERRMQEETERQERLLQENRQVLDSQMRELRTMQESHIDVMRRRESESHVLKLEEEQLRQQGQKIENLFEKWRDRVENRTKASPRPMHNLRRIKMIIETRISSVREGIQYDLDFIENLLAIVPKEDSLKPLLAKFRKHLEETASESERVRNLYDSEAKSFLLNRELIWSTMAETRERLIRHTVTELCNRLSLEMEKTKSRQQELSDIKATHLRALEHTNDLLKELTREQSAKNPPRIDLQSETSSISATEDIPESQRKKHSDECDSIVNQLSSQRITPSPRDDLQTGGVPRYGRKKIAWT encoded by the coding sequence ATGTCAACGCAATTGTTGCTGAAGAAATGGGCGAGACAGCGCGAAATGCAGGAGCAGAAGATTGAGAAATCCCTGGCAGCAAAGCAATTCTTCGACAAGAACCGCAATTTGACGTCTCATTTTGAGTCCTGGACCACTCCTCAGTTCTACCAGCAGAGCAGTGAACAGATTGAGCGCAGTAAGGCGTCTAGAAGGAAGGAGGAGGAGCTGGAGGGACGCCGGCAGAAGCTCCGGGAGATGCGTCAGAGGGAAGAACAGGAGTGGCAGAGGGAAATTCAGGAAGCCCGGAAACCAAGGAATCGGGTGTCGACTAAATGTTTGAGTGACATCAACGATCGTTTGGGAGATGAGAAGCGAAAGAGTGAATTGGAAAGTCAGCTGTACAGTCGCTGGAGATTTGATTCCACCCGTGACAAGATCATTCATGACAGCCGGAGTGCACATGAGGCTCTGGCCAAACTGAGCTGGTTGGACAGGCAAGTGGAGCAGAATATGGAAAGGGAGAAGCGCGAGAAGGAAGTTGCTGAAAGGGAGCGGAGAATGCAGGAGGAGACAGAACGGCAGGAGAGGCTTCTGCAAGAGAATCGCCAGGTTTTAGACTCCCAGATGCGGGAACTGCGGACAATGCAAGAATCTCACATTGACGTGATGCGGAGACGTGAATCTGAGAGTCATGTCCTGAAGCTGGAAGAGGAACAGCTGCGTCAGCAGGgacagaaaattgaaaatctctTCGAGAAGTGGCGAGATCGTGTGGAGAATCGCACAAAAGCCTCACCACGTCCCATGCACAATCTCCGACGCATCAAGATGATCATAGAGACACGAATCTCCAGCGTCCGGGAAGGAATTCAATACGATCTGGACTTTATAGAGAATCTCCTGGCCATTGTGCCAAAAGAGGACAGCCTAAAGCCACTTCTAGCTAAATTCCGGAAGCATCTCGAGGAGACTGCCAGTGAGAGTGAACGTGTGAGGAATCTCTATGATTCAGAAGCAAAATCCTTCCTGCTCAACCGGGAACTGATCTGGAGCACAATGGCAGAGACCAGGGAGCGTCTAATTCGACATACCGTCACTGAACTTTGCAATCGCCTGAGCCTGGAGATGGAGAAAACAAAATCGCGCCAGCAGGAACTCAGTGACATCAAAGCTACTCACTTGAGAGCCTTGGAGCACACAAATGATCTGCTCAAGGAGCTGACCAGGGAGCAAAGTGCAAAAAATCCCCCAAGAATTGATCTCCAGAGTGAAACATCATCCATCTCTGCAACAGAAGACATTCCGGAAAGTCAACGGAAGAAGCATTCTGATGAATGTGATTCCATTGTCAATCAACTGAGCAGCCAAAGAATCACTCCCAGCCCAAGGGATGACCTGCAGACTGGAGGAGTTCCACGTTACGGCAGGAAGAAGATCGCATGGACATAG